A genomic window from Acinetobacter chinensis includes:
- the gltA gene encoding citrate synthase, with product MSEATGKKAVLQLDGKEIELPIYSGTLGPDVIDVKDVLAAGHFTFDPGFMATAACESKITFIDGGKGVLLHRGYPIDQLATKADYLETCYLLLNGELPTAEQKVEFDAKVRNHTMVHDQVSRFFNGFRRDAHPMAIMVGVVGALSAFYHNNLDIENVDHREITAIRLIAKVPTLAAWSYKYTVGQPFMYPRNDLSYAENFLYMMFATPADKDYKVDPILAKAMDRIFTLHADHEQNASTSTVRLAGSTGANPYACIAAGISALWGPAHGGANEAVLKMLDEIGTVENVADFMEKVKTKEVKLMGFGHRVYKNFDPRAKVMKETCDEVLSALGINDPQLALAMELERIALSDEYFIKRNLYPNVDFYSGIILKAIGIPTEMFTVIFALARTVGWISHWLEMHSGPYKIGRPRQLYTGEVQRDIQGR from the coding sequence ATGTCTGAAGCAACTGGCAAGAAAGCCGTTTTACAGCTTGATGGCAAAGAAATTGAATTACCAATTTACAGCGGCACATTGGGCCCAGATGTAATCGACGTTAAAGATGTGTTGGCCGCAGGTCACTTCACTTTTGATCCTGGTTTTATGGCTACTGCTGCGTGCGAGTCTAAAATCACTTTCATCGATGGTGGTAAAGGTGTTCTTCTGCACCGTGGTTATCCAATTGACCAGCTTGCAACTAAAGCAGATTACCTTGAAACCTGCTACCTGTTGTTAAACGGTGAACTTCCTACTGCTGAACAGAAAGTAGAGTTTGACGCTAAAGTACGCAACCACACTATGGTTCACGATCAGGTTAGCCGTTTCTTCAATGGTTTCCGTCGTGATGCTCACCCAATGGCGATCATGGTTGGTGTTGTAGGCGCACTTTCTGCGTTCTATCACAACAACTTAGACATTGAAAATGTTGATCACCGCGAAATTACAGCAATTCGCTTAATTGCTAAAGTTCCTACGCTTGCTGCGTGGAGCTACAAGTACACTGTTGGTCAACCATTCATGTATCCGCGTAACGACTTAAGCTACGCTGAAAACTTCCTGTATATGATGTTTGCTACACCTGCAGACAAAGACTACAAAGTTGACCCAATTCTTGCTAAAGCAATGGACCGTATCTTTACGCTTCATGCTGACCATGAACAGAACGCATCTACGTCTACAGTACGTTTAGCTGGTTCTACTGGCGCTAACCCTTATGCATGTATCGCAGCTGGTATCTCTGCACTTTGGGGCCCTGCTCATGGCGGCGCGAACGAAGCTGTTCTTAAGATGCTTGATGAAATCGGCACTGTAGAAAACGTTGCTGACTTCATGGAAAAAGTGAAGACTAAAGAAGTTAAACTGATGGGCTTCGGTCACCGCGTTTATAAAAACTTCGATCCACGTGCGAAAGTAATGAAAGAGACTTGCGACGAAGTGCTTAGCGCGCTTGGTATCAACGATCCACAACTTGCTCTTGCAATGGAACTTGAACGTATTGCGCTTTCTGATGAATACTTCATCAAACGTAACTTATACCCTAACGTAGACTTCTACTCAGGTATCATCCTTAAAGCGATTGGTATCCCAACAGAAATGTTTACTGTAATCTTCGCTCTTGCACGTACAGTTGGCTGGATCAGCCATTGGTTAGAAATGCACAGCGGTCCTTACAAAATCGGTCGTCCACGTCAGCTTTACACTGGTGAAGTTCAGCGTGACATCCAGGGTCGTTAA
- the sdhC gene encoding succinate dehydrogenase, cytochrome b556 subunit encodes MPAVKSNRPVNLSMGQVLDVNLKSPVAIASILHRLSGVIVFLLVPVLLWLLDKSLSSPEGFAQVQAIFGGFIVRFIVWVFVAGLLFHFIMGIKHLLADLGFAEELQSGRVASTVALILAAISVIASFVWIVL; translated from the coding sequence ATGCCCGCTGTGAAAAGCAACAGACCTGTCAATTTGTCCATGGGTCAAGTTTTAGATGTAAACTTAAAATCCCCTGTGGCTATTGCATCAATTCTACACCGTCTTTCTGGTGTCATCGTATTTTTACTCGTACCTGTACTTCTGTGGCTTCTGGATAAGTCATTGTCTTCGCCTGAAGGTTTTGCTCAGGTTCAGGCAATCTTCGGTGGCTTTATAGTACGTTTCATCGTATGGGTATTCGTAGCCGGCTTACTGTTCCATTTCATTATGGGTATTAAGCATCTTCTTGCAGACCTTGGTTTTGCAGAGGAACTGCAAAGCGGTCGTGTAGCATCTACTGTTGCACTGATCCTGGCTGCGATTTCTGTTATCGCATCATTTGTATGGATTGTTCTCTGA
- the sdhD gene encoding succinate dehydrogenase, hydrophobic membrane anchor protein produces MKSATGLTGSGSRDWFIQRVSAVVLAVYTVVVLGWILCNGGFNYEQWFGFMMTVPMKILSLLAVLSLVAHAWIGMWQVFTDYVTTRQMGPSASGLRLVLTSAVILAVFAYAIWAIQIFWAN; encoded by the coding sequence ATGAAAAGTGCTACAGGTTTAACCGGTTCAGGTTCCCGCGATTGGTTTATCCAGCGTGTAAGTGCTGTCGTTCTGGCAGTTTATACGGTTGTTGTTCTGGGTTGGATCCTTTGTAATGGTGGTTTCAACTACGAGCAATGGTTTGGCTTCATGATGACAGTTCCAATGAAGATTTTATCTTTATTGGCAGTCTTATCACTTGTTGCACACGCATGGATTGGTATGTGGCAGGTATTCACTGACTACGTGACTACCCGTCAGATGGGTCCTTCAGCATCAGGCTTGCGTCTTGTTCTGACTTCAGCAGTTATTCTTGCTGTGTTTGCATACGCAATCTGGGCAATCCAGATTTTTTGGGCGAATTGA
- a CDS encoding FAD-dependent oxidoreductase: MGAITPKEDYTNIPHQTFDAVIVGGGGSGMRASYQLAQAGLKVAVLTKVFPTRSHTVAAQGGIGASLGNMQEDNWHYHFYDTVKGSDWLGDQDAIEYMTREAPQVVYELEHLGMPFDRNADGTIYQRPFGGHAANYGEKPVPRACAAADRTGHALLHTLYQSNVKMGTQFFVEWIALDLIRNEAGDVLGVTAIDQETGNIAVFQGKATLFATGGAGRVYRASTNAYINTGDGLGMAARAGIPLQDMEFWQFHPTGVAGAGVLLTEGCRGEGAILRNDSGEPFMERYAPTLKDLAPRDFVSRSMDQEIKEGRGCGPKKDYILLDMTHLGADTIMKRLPSVFEIGKKFANVDITKEPIPVVPTIHYQMGGIPTNIHGQVVLPESPETVAFEANYDKDTGVYSHNAGERNFTKPVKGFYAIGECSCVSVHGANRLGTNSLLDLVVFGKAAGEHIIDYVTKHHGDEYTPLPTTVLENTLKRIRHLDDSTSGENAQEVADAIRDIVQDHAGVFRTSALLEEGVKQILAIEPRVRNIHLKDKSKVFNTARVEALEVENLYEVAKATLISAAARKECRGAHTVVDFEESPDHPAYPYGRRDDEWMKHTLWFSADNHLEYKPVRYNPLSVEPIPPKPRTF, encoded by the coding sequence ATGGGCGCTATAACCCCTAAAGAAGATTACACAAATATTCCACACCAGACTTTCGATGCAGTCATCGTTGGTGGTGGTGGTTCAGGTATGCGTGCTTCGTACCAACTTGCTCAAGCTGGTTTAAAAGTTGCAGTATTAACCAAAGTATTCCCAACACGTTCTCATACTGTTGCGGCGCAGGGTGGTATTGGTGCTTCCCTGGGTAACATGCAGGAAGACAACTGGCACTACCACTTCTATGACACTGTAAAAGGTTCAGACTGGTTAGGTGATCAGGACGCGATCGAGTATATGACTCGTGAAGCTCCTCAGGTTGTTTATGAGCTTGAGCACCTGGGTATGCCTTTTGACCGTAACGCAGATGGTACGATTTACCAGCGTCCATTCGGTGGACACGCTGCAAACTACGGTGAAAAGCCAGTTCCACGTGCCTGTGCAGCTGCTGACCGTACAGGTCACGCGCTTCTTCACACGCTTTATCAAAGCAACGTGAAAATGGGTACACAGTTCTTTGTTGAATGGATTGCGCTTGATCTGATCCGTAACGAAGCTGGTGATGTACTGGGTGTAACTGCGATTGACCAGGAAACTGGTAATATTGCTGTATTCCAGGGTAAAGCTACACTGTTCGCTACAGGCGGTGCAGGTCGTGTTTACCGTGCATCTACAAATGCTTATATCAACACTGGTGACGGTCTTGGTATGGCAGCCCGTGCTGGTATTCCATTACAGGATATGGAATTCTGGCAGTTCCACCCGACAGGTGTTGCAGGCGCAGGTGTACTGCTGACTGAAGGCTGTCGTGGTGAAGGTGCGATCCTTCGTAACGATTCTGGTGAACCGTTCATGGAACGTTATGCGCCGACTTTAAAAGATCTGGCACCGCGTGACTTCGTATCACGTTCAATGGACCAGGAAATTAAAGAAGGTCGTGGCTGTGGTCCTAAGAAAGACTACATTCTGCTTGATATGACGCACCTGGGTGCTGACACGATCATGAAACGTCTGCCGTCTGTATTTGAGATCGGTAAGAAATTTGCGAACGTGGACATCACTAAAGAGCCGATTCCAGTTGTTCCTACAATCCATTATCAGATGGGTGGTATTCCTACAAACATTCATGGTCAGGTTGTTCTGCCTGAAAGCCCTGAAACTGTAGCATTTGAAGCGAACTACGATAAAGATACCGGTGTTTATTCACACAATGCGGGTGAACGTAACTTCACTAAGCCTGTAAAAGGTTTCTATGCGATCGGTGAATGTTCATGTGTATCTGTACATGGTGCAAACCGTTTAGGTACAAACTCACTGCTTGACCTTGTTGTATTTGGTAAAGCTGCTGGTGAACACATCATTGATTATGTAACCAAGCATCATGGTGATGAATATACGCCACTGCCAACAACTGTGCTTGAAAACACGCTGAAACGTATCCGTCATCTTGATGATTCGACTTCAGGTGAAAATGCTCAGGAAGTTGCAGATGCAATCCGTGACATCGTTCAGGATCACGCTGGTGTATTCCGTACATCTGCATTGCTTGAAGAGGGTGTTAAGCAGATTCTTGCAATTGAGCCGCGTGTTCGTAACATCCATCTGAAAGACAAATCCAAAGTATTCAACACTGCACGTGTTGAAGCACTTGAAGTTGAAAACCTGTATGAAGTTGCGAAAGCTACTCTGATTTCAGCAGCTGCCCGTAAAGAATGTCGTGGTGCGCATACAGTGGTTGATTTTGAAGAATCACCAGATCACCCAGCTTATCCTTATGGCCGTCGTGATGATGAATGGATGAAACACACATTATGGTTCTCTGCTGATAACCATCTTGAGTACAAGCCAGTGCGTTATAACCCGCTGTCTGTTGAACCAATTCCACCTAAACCACGTACATTCTAA
- a CDS encoding succinate dehydrogenase iron-sulfur subunit — translation MSRGTRTFNIYRYDPDKDKAPYMQTFKLELTDKHRMLLDALLALKVEDESLTFRRSCREGICGSDGVNINGKNGLACLWNLNDLPNEITIRPLPGLPVVKDLVVDMNQFYDQYDKIQPFLINNQPAPARERLQSPEDREHLDGLYECILCACCSTSCPSFWWNPDKFLGPSALLNAYRFIIDSRDTATQDRLSRLDDPFSLFRCKGIMNCVSVCPKGLNPTKAIGHIRSMLLDMAG, via the coding sequence ATGAGTAGAGGTACTCGTACATTTAATATCTACCGCTACGATCCTGATAAGGATAAAGCACCGTACATGCAGACTTTTAAACTGGAACTGACAGATAAGCACCGTATGTTGCTTGATGCTCTTCTGGCACTGAAAGTTGAAGATGAATCTTTAACGTTCCGTCGTTCTTGCCGTGAAGGTATCTGTGGTTCTGATGGTGTGAACATTAACGGTAAAAATGGTCTGGCTTGTCTCTGGAACCTGAATGATTTACCGAATGAAATCACAATCCGTCCTTTACCAGGTCTTCCTGTTGTAAAAGATCTTGTTGTGGATATGAATCAGTTCTACGATCAGTATGACAAAATTCAGCCATTCCTGATCAATAACCAGCCAGCGCCTGCTAGAGAGCGTTTACAGTCTCCTGAAGACCGTGAACATCTTGATGGTCTGTATGAATGTATTCTTTGTGCATGTTGTTCAACTTCATGCCCATCATTCTGGTGGAACCCGGACAAATTCCTGGGTCCATCAGCATTGTTAAATGCATACCGTTTCATTATTGATTCGCGTGATACAGCAACTCAGGATCGTTTATCCCGTCTTGATGACCCGTTCTCTCTGTTCCGCTGTAAGGGTATTATGAACTGCGTGTCAGTTTGCCCTAAAGGTCTGAATCCTACAAAAGCAATTGGTCACATCCGCAGCATGCTGCTTGATATGGCTGGTTAA
- a CDS encoding 2-oxoglutarate dehydrogenase E1 component, translated as MQEVADALRLDTELSADSAAYIEELYEQYLTAPDSVGADWREYFDKFPKGDQPHSNVREQFLLLGRNSSRVQPVVQSAVSSEHERRQIGVLQLIAAYRNRGHQKAKLDPLGLAKREDVPDLDLAAHGLTKSDLDTVFNAGNLAIGKTEATLGEMVNAMEATYCASIGVEYMHIVDTKEKRWIQQRLEGARGQFGFSAEQKKHVLERLTAAEGLEKFLGNKYVGAKRFGVEGGESFIPMVNELIQRAGSVGCKEVVIGMPHRGRLNLLVNIMGKNPADLFGEFEGKSLHKKGSGDVKYHQGFSSNVMTPGGEVHLALAFNPSHLEIVGPVVEGSVRARQVRRKDIGGDDVLPVIVHGDAAFAGQGVNQETFQMSQTRGYTVGGTVHIVVNNQVGFTTSDPRDARSTEYCTDIAKMIQAPIFHVNGDDPESVLFVSQLAHDFRHTFRKDVVIDMFCYRRRGHNEADEPAATQPMMYQVINKKATTRTLYADQLVQQNVLDRAAADAMVEKYREDLEAGNHVANALVLEPNTKMFVDWTPYLGHEYTDVWDTTFPIERLKELGTKMRELPEGFVMQRQVSKVIDDRLKMQTGEMPLNWGAAETLAYASILDDGYLVRLTGEDVGRGTFSHRHAKLHNQVDGSVYIPLCHIKENQPRTAIYDSLLSEMAVLAFEYGYATTLPHSLIIWEAQFGDFANCAQVVIDQFISSGETKWERVCGLTLLLPHGFEGQGPEHSSARLERFLQLCAEENMQVITPTTPAQIFHAMRRQAIRPIRKPMIVTSPKSLLRHKLATSTLDELATGTFQTVIDEVDNINKADVTRLVLCGGKVYYDLLEKRREENLNIAIVRVEQLYPYPEQRLAEVLATYPNIKELVWCQEEPKNQGAWLFIAPRLYEGVMKSGQQIKISYAGREASAAPACGSPYLHAKQQAQLVFDALAIVADQSGETK; from the coding sequence ATGCAAGAAGTTGCTGACGCACTGCGTCTTGACACTGAACTTTCCGCTGATAGTGCAGCGTATATTGAAGAACTTTATGAGCAGTATTTGACGGCTCCAGACTCAGTAGGTGCTGACTGGCGTGAATACTTCGATAAATTCCCGAAAGGCGACCAGCCACACAGCAATGTACGTGAGCAATTCCTTTTACTGGGTCGTAATTCAAGCCGTGTCCAGCCAGTTGTTCAAAGCGCAGTCAGTTCTGAACATGAACGTCGCCAGATTGGTGTATTGCAGTTAATTGCAGCATATCGTAACCGTGGTCATCAAAAAGCAAAACTGGATCCATTAGGTCTGGCTAAACGTGAAGACGTGCCTGATCTTGATCTTGCTGCACATGGTTTGACTAAATCTGATCTTGATACTGTATTTAATGCCGGTAATCTTGCAATTGGTAAAACTGAAGCAACTTTAGGTGAAATGGTTAACGCGATGGAAGCAACATATTGTGCTTCTATTGGTGTTGAATACATGCACATTGTTGATACCAAAGAAAAACGCTGGATTCAGCAACGCCTTGAAGGTGCTCGTGGTCAGTTTGGTTTTTCTGCAGAGCAGAAGAAACACGTACTTGAGCGTCTGACAGCTGCTGAAGGCCTGGAAAAATTCCTGGGCAATAAATACGTTGGTGCTAAACGCTTTGGTGTGGAAGGTGGTGAATCTTTCATTCCTATGGTGAACGAATTGATTCAGCGTGCAGGTTCTGTAGGCTGTAAAGAAGTTGTGATCGGGATGCCACACCGTGGTCGTCTGAACCTGCTTGTAAATATCATGGGTAAAAACCCGGCAGACCTTTTTGGTGAATTTGAAGGTAAATCACTGCATAAAAAAGGTTCTGGTGACGTTAAGTATCACCAGGGTTTCTCTTCAAACGTAATGACACCAGGCGGCGAAGTTCACCTGGCACTGGCATTCAACCCATCGCATCTTGAAATCGTTGGACCTGTAGTTGAAGGTTCTGTACGTGCACGTCAGGTTCGTCGTAAAGACATCGGTGGTGATGACGTATTACCGGTGATTGTACACGGTGATGCTGCTTTTGCAGGTCAGGGCGTGAACCAGGAAACTTTCCAGATGTCACAGACTCGTGGTTACACAGTCGGTGGTACGGTTCATATTGTTGTCAATAACCAGGTTGGTTTCACAACATCTGATCCACGCGATGCACGTTCTACAGAATACTGTACAGATATCGCAAAAATGATCCAGGCACCGATTTTCCATGTGAACGGTGATGATCCTGAATCTGTTCTGTTTGTTTCTCAGCTTGCTCACGACTTCCGTCACACATTCCGTAAGGATGTTGTGATTGATATGTTCTGTTACCGTCGTCGTGGTCACAACGAAGCAGACGAGCCAGCTGCAACTCAGCCAATGATGTATCAGGTGATCAACAAAAAAGCGACAACACGTACGCTTTATGCAGATCAGCTTGTACAGCAGAATGTACTTGACCGTGCTGCTGCTGATGCAATGGTTGAAAAATACCGTGAAGACCTTGAAGCAGGCAACCATGTTGCCAATGCACTTGTTCTTGAGCCAAATACGAAAATGTTCGTGGACTGGACACCGTATTTAGGTCACGAATATACAGATGTATGGGATACAACATTCCCGATCGAACGCCTGAAAGAACTTGGCACAAAAATGCGTGAGTTGCCAGAAGGCTTCGTGATGCAGCGTCAAGTTTCAAAAGTCATTGATGACCGTTTAAAAATGCAGACAGGCGAAATGCCACTGAACTGGGGCGCAGCTGAAACTTTAGCTTATGCTTCCATTCTGGACGATGGTTACCTTGTACGTCTGACTGGTGAAGACGTTGGTCGTGGTACATTCTCACACCGTCATGCAAAACTGCATAACCAGGTGGATGGTTCGGTTTATATCCCACTTTGCCACATCAAAGAAAATCAGCCACGTACTGCAATCTATGACTCTCTGTTGTCAGAAATGGCTGTACTTGCGTTTGAATATGGTTATGCAACGACACTGCCACACAGTTTAATTATCTGGGAAGCGCAGTTCGGTGACTTTGCAAACTGTGCGCAGGTTGTGATCGATCAGTTCATTTCTTCTGGTGAAACCAAATGGGAACGTGTGTGTGGTTTAACACTGCTTCTTCCACATGGTTTTGAAGGTCAGGGTCCAGAGCATTCATCTGCACGTCTTGAACGTTTCCTTCAGTTATGTGCTGAAGAAAATATGCAGGTGATCACTCCGACTACGCCAGCTCAGATTTTCCATGCGATGCGTCGTCAGGCAATCCGCCCAATCCGTAAGCCAATGATCGTGACTTCACCGAAGTCATTACTTCGTCACAAACTTGCGACATCCACTCTGGATGAACTGGCGACAGGTACATTCCAGACTGTGATTGATGAAGTGGATAACATTAACAAAGCTGACGTAACACGTCTGGTTCTGTGTGGTGGTAAGGTTTATTACGATCTGCTTGAAAAACGTCGTGAAGAAAATCTGAATATTGCAATTGTCCGTGTTGAACAGTTGTATCCATATCCAGAACAGCGTCTTGCAGAAGTACTGGCTACTTATCCAAACATCAAAGAACTTGTATGGTGTCAGGAAGAGCCGAAGAACCAGGGCGCATGGCTGTTTATCGCACCTCGTTTATACGAAGGCGTAATGAAATCCGGTCAACAAATTAAAATCAGCTACGCAGGTCGTGAAGCTTCAGCTGCACCTGCTTGTGGCTCACCTTACTTGCACGCAAAACAACAAGCTCAGCTCGTATTTGACGCACTTGCGATCGTAGCTGATCAATCAGGAGAAACTAAATAA
- the odhB gene encoding 2-oxoglutarate dehydrogenase complex dihydrolipoyllysine-residue succinyltransferase, which yields MATEIKAPVFPESVADGTIATWHKQPGEAVSRDEVICDIETDKVVLEVVAPADGTISAIIKNEGDTVLSSEVIAQFEEGAVSGAAATEAVQSEQKVEQAASNTQAGAAPVVERAQPVADQAPAVRKALTETGIAAADVAGTGRGGRITKEDVANHQAKPAAAPLSVAVGERIEKRVPMTRLRKRVAERLLAATQETAMLTTFNEVNMKPIMEMRAQYKDAFEKRHGARLGFMSFFVKAATEALKRYPAVNASIDGEDIVYHGFYDIGVAVSSERGLVVPVLRDTDRMNYAEVENGIRAYAGKARDGKLGIEDMTGGTFTITNGGTFGSLLSTPILNTPQTAILGMHKIQDRPMAVNGQVEILPMMYLALSYDHRLIDGKEAVGFLVAIKELLEEPARLILDL from the coding sequence ATGGCAACCGAAATTAAAGCACCGGTATTTCCAGAGTCAGTTGCTGACGGTACGATTGCGACCTGGCACAAACAACCAGGTGAAGCTGTATCACGCGATGAAGTAATCTGTGATATTGAAACTGATAAAGTTGTTCTGGAAGTGGTTGCTCCTGCTGATGGTACTATTTCTGCAATCATCAAAAATGAAGGCGATACAGTTCTTTCATCTGAAGTGATTGCACAGTTTGAAGAAGGTGCTGTTTCTGGCGCTGCTGCAACTGAAGCTGTTCAGTCTGAACAGAAAGTTGAACAGGCTGCTTCAAATACTCAGGCAGGTGCTGCACCTGTTGTTGAGCGTGCTCAGCCAGTTGCTGATCAGGCACCAGCGGTACGTAAAGCATTAACTGAAACCGGTATTGCAGCTGCTGACGTAGCGGGTACAGGTCGTGGTGGTCGCATCACTAAAGAAGATGTTGCAAATCATCAGGCTAAACCAGCTGCTGCACCTTTAAGCGTTGCTGTTGGTGAGCGTATTGAAAAACGTGTTCCTATGACACGTCTTCGTAAGCGTGTTGCTGAGCGTCTGCTTGCAGCGACTCAGGAAACTGCAATGCTGACTACGTTCAACGAAGTCAACATGAAGCCAATCATGGAAATGCGCGCACAGTACAAAGATGCGTTTGAAAAACGCCATGGCGCTCGTTTAGGTTTCATGTCTTTCTTTGTTAAAGCAGCGACTGAAGCACTGAAACGCTACCCAGCTGTAAATGCTTCCATTGATGGCGAAGATATCGTTTATCACGGTTTCTATGACATCGGTGTAGCGGTTTCTTCTGAGCGTGGTCTGGTTGTACCTGTACTTCGTGATACTGATCGCATGAACTATGCAGAAGTTGAAAACGGTATCCGTGCATATGCTGGTAAAGCGCGTGACGGTAAACTGGGTATCGAAGATATGACTGGCGGTACATTCACTATTACTAATGGTGGTACTTTCGGTTCATTACTTTCTACGCCTATTCTGAACACACCACAGACAGCTATTCTGGGTATGCATAAAATCCAGGATCGTCCAATGGCTGTAAATGGTCAGGTTGAAATTCTGCCGATGATGTATCTGGCACTTTCTTATGACCACCGTTTAATCGATGGTAAAGAAGCAGTAGGTTTCCTTGTTGCAATTAAAGAATTGCTTGAAGAGCCAGCTCGTTTAATCCTTGATCTTTAA
- the lpdA gene encoding dihydrolipoyl dehydrogenase — protein MSQFDLVVIGGGPGGYEAAIRAAQLGFKVACIEKRVHKGKPSLGGTCLNVGCIPSKALLDSSHHYEDTLHGLDVHGISVENVQLDLQKLLARKDKVVDNLTGGVAQLLKGNGIEWLQGTGKLLAGKKVEFTPLEGSDVQVLEPKFVILATGSVPVNIPVAKVDEDLIVDSTGALEFQEVPKRLGVIGAGVIGLELGSVWRRLGSEVVVFEALDAFLPMADKALAKDYQKLLTKQGLDIRVGAKVAGTEINGREVTVQYTQGGEDKTQTFDKLIVCVGRKAYAEGLLSDDSGIKLTERGLVEVNDWCATSVEGVYAIGDLVRGPMLAHKAMEEGVMAVERMHGHAAQINYDTIISVIYTHPEAAWVGLTEEQAKEKGHEVKTGQFPFAVNGRALAANESAGFVKFVADAKTDRLLGMHIIGPGASDIVHQGMIALEFVSSVEDLQLMTFGHPTYSEVVHEAALAVDGRAIHAIQRKRK, from the coding sequence ATGTCTCAGTTTGATTTAGTAGTAATCGGCGGTGGGCCAGGTGGTTATGAAGCAGCGATCCGTGCTGCACAGCTTGGTTTCAAAGTTGCGTGTATCGAAAAACGTGTACACAAAGGTAAACCATCTCTGGGTGGTACTTGCTTAAACGTAGGTTGTATCCCTTCTAAAGCATTGCTTGATTCTTCACATCACTATGAAGATACACTTCATGGCTTGGATGTACACGGAATCTCAGTTGAAAATGTTCAATTAGACCTTCAAAAACTTCTTGCGCGTAAAGACAAAGTTGTTGATAACTTAACTGGTGGTGTTGCTCAATTATTAAAAGGCAACGGCATTGAGTGGTTACAGGGTACTGGTAAATTACTTGCAGGTAAAAAAGTTGAATTCACACCATTAGAAGGTAGTGATGTTCAGGTTTTAGAACCTAAATTCGTAATTCTTGCGACAGGTTCTGTACCTGTAAACATTCCTGTAGCAAAAGTTGATGAAGACTTAATCGTTGATTCAACTGGCGCATTAGAATTCCAGGAAGTGCCTAAACGTCTTGGCGTAATCGGTGCAGGTGTTATTGGTCTGGAGCTTGGTTCTGTATGGCGTCGTCTGGGTTCTGAAGTTGTTGTGTTTGAAGCACTGGATGCATTTTTACCAATGGCAGACAAAGCTTTGGCAAAAGACTACCAGAAACTTTTGACTAAACAGGGTTTAGACATTCGTGTAGGCGCTAAAGTTGCGGGTACTGAGATTAACGGTCGTGAAGTGACTGTTCAATATACTCAAGGCGGCGAAGACAAAACTCAGACTTTCGATAAATTGATCGTTTGTGTAGGTCGTAAAGCGTATGCAGAAGGTCTATTGAGCGACGATTCAGGTATTAAACTCACTGAACGTGGTCTTGTTGAAGTCAACGACTGGTGTGCAACTTCTGTTGAAGGCGTATATGCAATTGGTGACCTGGTTCGTGGTCCAATGCTTGCACATAAAGCAATGGAAGAAGGTGTAATGGCTGTTGAACGTATGCATGGTCATGCGGCTCAGATCAACTATGACACCATCATCAGCGTAATTTACACACACCCAGAAGCGGCGTGGGTAGGTTTAACTGAAGAACAAGCCAAAGAAAAAGGTCATGAAGTTAAAACAGGTCAATTCCCATTTGCGGTGAATGGTCGTGCTTTAGCTGCCAATGAATCTGCTGGTTTCGTGAAGTTTGTTGCTGATGCGAAAACGGATCGTTTACTGGGTATGCACATCATTGGTCCTGGCGCATCTGACATCGTTCACCAGGGTATGATTGCGCTTGAGTTTGTATCTTCTGTTGAAGACTTACAGCTGATGACTTTTGGTCACCCAACGTATTCAGAAGTGGTTCATGAGGCTGCACTTGCAGTGGATGGACGTGCGATTCACGCGATTCAGCGTAAACGCAAATAA